A part of Diprion similis isolate iyDipSimi1 chromosome 12, iyDipSimi1.1, whole genome shotgun sequence genomic DNA contains:
- the LOC124413138 gene encoding proteasome subunit alpha type-3, with the protein MSSIGTGYDLSASQFSPDGRVFQVEYAQKAVENSGTVIGLRGKDGVVFAVEKLVTSKLYEPGANKRLFNIDNHVGMAVSGLSSDARQIAETARTEAASYRAQYGLGIPLKYLNDRVSMYMHAYTLYSAVRPYGCSVIIGAYEADGPAMYMIDPSGVSYGYYGCAIGKAKQSAKTEIEKLKLADMSCKDLIREAARIIYLLHDELKDKQFELEMSWVGNHTNGRHERVPFEIKAEAETKARQAMDEDSDSDTEDM; encoded by the exons ATGAGTTCTATAGGAACAGGG TACGATCTCTCGGCGTCACAATTTTCTCCTGATGGTCGAGTATTTCAAGTGGAATACGCACAAAAAGCGGTAGAAAATAGTGG caccGTCATTGGCCTTCGTGGCAAGGATGGGGTCGTATTTGCTGTTGAAAAGCTGGTCACTTCTAAGCTTTACGAACCTGGTGCTAACAAGCGTCTATTCAATATAGATAATCATGTTGGGATGGCAGTTTCTGGCCTGTCTTCCGATGCACGACAAATCGCTGAAACTGCGCGCACGGAGGCAGCCAGCTACCGTGCTCAGTACGGCCTAGGAATACctctgaaatatttgaatgatcGCGTGTCAATGTACATGCACGCTTACACCTTATACTCAGCTGTACGGCCCTACGGCTGTTCGGTTATCATCGGAGCATACGAAGCTGATGGCCCAGCAATGTACATGATCGATCCATCCGGCGTTTCTTACGGCTATTACGGATGTGCTATTG GTAAAGCAAAACAGTCGGCCAAAACTGAGATAGAGAAATTGAAACTTGCCGATATGTCCTGTAAAGATTTGATCAGAGAAGCAGCGAGGATAATTTATTTGCTGCATGACGaattgaaagacaaacaaTTTGAGTTGGAAATGAGTTGGGTTGGAAATCACACGAACGGTAGGCACGAACGTGTGCCATTCGAGATAAAGGCAGAGGCTGAAACAAAAGCACGGCAAGCAATGGACGAAGATTCCGATAGCGATACCGAAGACATGTGA